Part of the Danaus plexippus chromosome 23, MEX_DaPlex, whole genome shotgun sequence genome is shown below.
CAACATCAATTagatgaaacataaaaatataaactatataaaaaaaatacataaacataattttcctCCATACCGACTGgttgtcaaaatttttaatcttttacgatattaaagttatacatttaataaatgtaatatggGAATGTAGGtgcagaataaataaatatgagaaaGTTATAATAGGACTgtactaaaataacatttgatgTCAAGTTTTTGTCTAATCTTTtgctgtattatttttttttattcaaagggATGTAGTTgccaaataaataagtatattacaataacatttcACGGAATGATTTACGGATTATCATCAatctaacttttatttaccttttttttaaactcaataACTCGTATCTACATACGATAATCTCGAgaaaaaaacttgtaaatgTCAaacttcataataaataataattaccggAAAACGGAACATAGAACACAAAGtgtaaacaaagttttataaaaatatatgcctattatttattaaaaataatatagtaatcatagtaaatataatcaaggaaatagaaatttcttatttactgAATTATTATAGAAGATCGCATTACATGTTGTCAACGTGAAATGTCATAATTTCTTGTAAATAGAAAGAATTGTATAAGCCTAAGACATAATTTCAGATTCAGGCTGctcaaatatttcataacaaggatataatttcaaaattgtacATCTTTTATagaactataatattatctgttataacaaatatcgAAAATGGTAACTtcgtattatattatgaaaataaacaaatcaaataaaaatgtggaGGTTGACGAATACtttgataatttaagtaaagatAACAATATAGTTAACATAACCCAGCGATTTAACAGCCAACAGACCTGCAGAGTTTGTTTAAAAGAAGGTTTGCTGCCAATCTTCGGGAATCAAAATACTCCCGATATAATTGAAGCCTTAAGTATATTCGGCGATGTTGAAGTCAACAAACGTGAAGAATATCCAAACAAACtgtgtaaaatatgttttaaattccttAAAGGTGCaattttattcagaaaacTCGCCAAACACACCAATGAATTACTGAAACAACCTTTGAAATTGGAGCCTGAAAATCAAGATGTTCCAGAGACATCAAATGTTGATGAAGATATGCACAgtttaaatgacaaaaaacaaattattcttCCAAAACTAGAAAAAGACAAAAGGAATCTTAAAGTTCAATGTTATGTCTGCAATAGAATAGTTAATAGGTCCTATTATAAAGAACACATGACTATGCATGACCCCGATCATAAGAAATATGTTTGTGATATCTGCGGAAAGTCCTTTAGGCTACGATGTGCATATCACAACCACAGTCTCAGACACCGCAACGACTTCCCTTTCAAATGCCAATTCTGTCCATATAAAGGCAGATATGCTGAACTTCTAAAAACACACATGCACACACACACTAAAGACTACAGATATATGTGTACAGAGTGTCCGgcgagatttttatttaaaagcaatcTTAACAGTCATATCCTCCTCAAACATAAGGAACCACAGTTTAAATGTGACGCCTGCAAGCGGGCATTTCATACAAA
Proteins encoded:
- the LOC116774900 gene encoding zinc finger protein 81-like translates to MVTSYYIMKINKSNKNVEVDEYFDNLSKDNNIVNITQRFNSQQTCRVCLKEGLLPIFGNQNTPDIIEALSIFGDVEVNKREEYPNKLCKICFKFLKGAILFRKLAKHTNELLKQPLKLEPENQDVPETSNVDEDMHSLNDKKQIILPKLEKDKRNLKVQCYVCNRIVNRSYYKEHMTMHDPDHKKYVCDICGKSFRLRCAYHNHSLRHRNDFPFKCQFCPYKGRYAELLKTHMHTHTKDYRYMCTECPARFLFKSNLNSHILLKHKEPQFKCDACKRAFHTKLTLRRHFEADHLGIRNHVCNVCGKAFGYRNAMMKHQRHVHKREKFMYSRMPAYLQAESKNNNTV